The nucleotide sequence TGTGGAGTGGGTTTAGGGATGGGGGTTAGGTGAGCTGTGAAGTGGGGTCAGGGGGCCCTGCACCTGGCCTGGCGTGTCAGCCTGTCTGTCtcttcccagctgccctgagggcCACGGGCCCACCACTCCCTTTTCCCCGCCTCCACCTGCCGACTGCTTTCCCGCGGAAGAGGCCTCGGCACCTGCTGCTTTGCCTGCCTCCCCAGCCGGGAGGCTGGAGCCTGGCCTCAGCAGCTCCTTCTCTGACCTTCTGGGGCCCCTGGGCGCCCAGGCAGATGAAGCGGGCTGCAGCGCCCAGCCCTCCCCGGAGCGCCAGCCGTCCCCCCTGGGGCCACGGCCCGTCTCGCCCTCTGCCTACATGCTGCGCCTCCCGCCACCTGCTGGCGCCTACATCCAGAGTGAGCATAGCTACCAGGTGGGCAGCGCCCTGCTCTGGAAGCGGCGGGCCGAGGCCGCGCTCGACGCCCTGGACAAGGCCCAGCGCCAGCTGCAGGCGTGCAAGCGGCGGGAGCAGCGGCTGCGGTTGCGGCTGACCAAGCTGCAGCAGGAGCGGGCGCGGGAGAAGCGGGCCCAGGCCGAAGCCCGGCAGACCCTGAAGGAGCACGTGCAGGACTTCGCCATGCAGCTGAGCAGCAGCATGGCCTGAGGGGGCCATCCAGCAGCGCTCAGCCTGAGGATGCACCTGGAGAGGGAGCTGCCCTGAGCTGTGTCCACAAGAATAAAGGGGATCCCATAAAGAAGCCCTGCTCTCTGGCTCAGCTGAGGGCTGGGGCCCGGCCCCCTGGGTACCACATCCATCTCCCCCAGCGACTGGTTATAGCCCCCAGAGGGCTCGTCCCTGCAGTCACAGTGATTCCCAAGGCCCGAGGCCGGCCGAGGGCCACCTCACTTGGGCCATTGCCGAACTTGCTGTGCCTCCAGGTGAGCACCCCTCGCCTAAGGCCATCCACCCACGAACCACAGGTGGGGCTCATCAGTCAGGTCGGAAGAGAGGCAGGCCCTGTGTTTACCCCGGGGGCACAACCCAAGGCAGGAGAAACGTGCTTTAAGGCTCAGGAGAGACTGTTTGTCCCCCCACGTGGCTTCCCGGCAGCCTGGGCACAGGAGCTGTTCCCAGAAGGGAGGCAGAATGGTGCCTTACCCACTGTGATGGATACAGGACAGAAAACGGCGCGGCCTGGCCTCACCCAGGCATGAGCTTCCAGGCAGCCTAGGAGTAAGGCAGCCAGCAAGGGGCTGGAAGGGGGAGACCAGAGGCCAGCCTTCATTCCTCCCTGCAGGGTGGGGAGCGGCTGGAGTGAACTGAGAGCCACGCGAGGCTGGCGTGTTCTGAGCCCTCAGGccgcctggcctggcctggcctcgGGAGGACGGGCTGGAGCCACAGCGGGGACTGCGCAGCGAGCTGTGGGTGCAGGTAGCACTGCTGTGGCTTTAATGGAGGCAAGCCTATTGACAATAAATAGTTGGTGGTAACAGGCGGGGATCTAGGACATCTCTGACTGCATTCTGGGACACCCAGGGCCCTGATGTGGATGCCCAGCCTAGTCCGGAGGTGCTGATCCCTCTGGCTGGGAGCTGAGTTCAGAGCCCTTCACATCTCACAATTCATCCGGAGTTGGACTCCACCTGCCCAAGCTCTGGGTGGCAGGACAGGACCCTTACTTACACCGACCTTGGCGAGGGTCGGGGATTGCTGTGTGGCCCACATCAACGCGTCTTGGCAACGTGACCCAGTGGCAGAAGGCACAAGCCATGCTGGGTCCCTGCAGGACGGTGGGGGGCTCAAAGCCAGTtccctgacaggctcctctgcccctctgGCCCGCAGCCAGGCCCTTCCTCTTGTGGTGTCCGCACCATTGAGGCCTGGCATCCCACCCTGGGAGAGGTTGCAAGCCAGAGACCTGCTTCACTGCTTCCTGGGGGACGTGTCTCCTCAGCAATGAAAGGTGGGTTTGGGACGCCCCCGTGTCCACTCAGCTCCCTTTGGGAGGCTCTAGGCACTGGACCCCTCAGCTGCAGGCCCAAGTGTGACCAGCACAGTCTGCagcgggcagggcagggcagcacCGCTCGGGCCCTCATATGTCAGCCCCCAGCTCTGCACACTGCTTGTCTGAGATGTGAGAGGCCAGTGAGTCGATGATGTCCAGCAGCAGCTGCTGGCTCAGCGAGCGCAGCGTGGGCAGCTTGGAAACCTGCAGGGGCAACCAGAGGATGGAACCAGGTGAAGACCACAGTCTTCTGAGGGGCGAGGAGTGGCCAGCGGGTGGATCTCTCTGTCTGGTTATCCCCAGCACCCACTGCTGCAGGGGGCCagtcccccacaccccacccggGTCTGGCTACCAAGGGGAGTGCACCCTGCAGCCGGGGCAGGGCCCTGACCTTGGTGAACTGGTGCACGATGATGTGCAGGCAATGCCGCTTCATGTCCAGGGCCTGCGTCTTGTCCGCCGCCTCCAGGATCTGCAACAGCGGGCTCCCTGAGGTGCCGCCCCAGCCTGCCTGACCCACCCCCACCACCGCTCAGACCCAGGGCCAGGCCCAGACCCAAGGCTGCCACCTGTAGCACGTTCTGCACCGTCACGTTCATCTCCAGGTTCTGCTTGCAGTACGCCTGCAGCCGGTTGTTGTAGAAGCCGTAGTAGTAGGGCGCCGAGAACAAGTAGCTGGGGGCTGGTTAAGGAGCCGCTGGCCAAGCgagcctgcctcccctccccagggaagGCCACCCTGAGCCTGGGCTGCATCCGCCTCACGACAGGAAGGGCCCGCCCACCACCAGGACGCCAGGCTCCCATCCAGGCAGGGCACACCTGCCCTGCACTTGGGCTCTGAACCACTCAGGAGTCCAGGGCCCATTTCAGGATCCAAAGaacaccccaggctcctctcccaaGGAAAGTCTCCCATGCACCAGCAGCACCATCCTCGCCCTCCCCTACTCCGACGAGCAGAGAGCAGATGTGGCCGGGAGCCACGCGTCCCCAGAATCCCCGCTCCCCTCTGAGCTGGACCGACTGCTCAGGAGATGGGGCCACCAGGAATCCTTGGGAAACCGCCCGGCCAGGCAGGACCAGTGGAGTCCAAAGCTGCCTGGGAATGGCCAGGAGCCCTGAGGCTAGGATGCAGTGAGTCCTCCGGCGGCATGTTGACCTCGCCGTAGTAGATGTAGCGCAGCATGGACTCGAAGGCCTGCCTGCTGGGCACCATCTCCCCGATAGAGATGTTCACCTGGCCGTCCTCAGGCATGAAGGACCGGAACATGGCCTCGAAGTAGCTGCAGAGGGCAGGCAGCCTCAGCAAGGCGTCCGGCGCCCGACCCCGAGCCCACGTGCCACGCCCCACACACCTGGAGCGGGCGGCCAGGATGGCCTTGTGGGCTGGCCGCGGGTGCCCGTCCAGCAGGAGGGTGATGTCGCAGAACTCCGCGCCCGCGCCCTCCAAGTACGCCTTCATGTCCTGGATCAGAGACGTGCCTGGGGGCGTGGAGGGAGCCTGCTGGGGCTGCTCCTGCCTTAGGGCTTGAGACCCGCCCCCTGCGCATCTGGCGCGTGGCTCCCAGAACAAGCCCCTCCCCTGGGTcagaggccccgcccccaccccgcagcCCGGCCTCCTCGCCAGAGCCCCCTCAGCTGAGTCACCTGGAGCCGGGGCCAGGGGGTGAAGGAGCCCAAGGTCCCTTCCCGGCTCGGTGGGCACGGGACAGGGAGGCACCGAGCATCTGAGGGCCGCGCCCACCCCTCACCAGGCCCCAGACCTGGGCGCACCTGGAAGAGAAGCTGACCCACTAAAGACTGACCCTCAGGCCTGGCGCCCCAGTCAAGGCAGCCGCCGCCAGCGAGGGCTCGCGCGCCCCCAGGAGCGCCCCCGGAGGTGCAGCCCCGGGGCCCGGCCCCCTTGGCGGGGCTCCGCCCTGCCCAAGCCTGAGCCACCCGCGGTTGGACCCTGTGCCAAGGTACCCCCTGCCCTCGAAAGAGGCGGGCTCCCTACCGATGTCCACTGGTTGGTCGGAGGGGGCGCGGGGCGGCGGCTGCTGCTTTCGCCGCACAATCTCCACGatcagaggggaggagaggcgCTCGAATTCCTTCATCATGATCACCTGGTTGAAGTGCGACTCCTTCACCACGAAGTTCAGGCAGTGCTCCTGCACACACAGGCGGTGGGCGCCGGGTCAGGCCCCCCACGGGCTGGGCCGCAGCGGGAGGGGCGGGCCTgggggccaccagggaacccccgcCGGCACCTTCAGCTGGCCCAGCTGCAGCCGGGCGGCGCTCTCGCACACGACCAGCACGTTCTGCAGGTCCACCGAAGCCTCGATGTACTGGCGACACAGCTGCTCCAGGCGGCAGAGCTGGAAACCCAGCGCCAGCTTGTACACGTCCATGATGAGCAGCACGTCCTCCACGTGACCTGCGCCCCCAGAGCCCCCTGAGCCTCGGGCCGCGCGGGGGGCATGGGCCTCGGAGCCACAGGCCGCCCCCGCCCGGCCACCACCCGGGGCCGCCCCGCCACGACGCGCCGACCTTTCCGCGGGTACTGAATCTTGTCGGTGTAGAGGAACTGCATGAGCACCTCGAACGGCCGCGCCTCCGCTTCGCGGATGGCCACCCGCAACAGGGCTGGCCGGGCCGCTCCCACAGCGGCCGGGGGGCCCTCCCTGGGCGCCGGGGCCGCCTCCTCCTCCAGCTTCTGTGCGGGCAGAGGAAGGGGGCTTAGGTCGCCAGGGAAGCAGCGGGTGGGCCGGGGCAGGGGCGGCGCGGAGCGCGCGCGGCCTCACCCGCGCCTGCGCGATCTTCCTGCGGAGCCAGCGGCTGCGCGCGGTGACGATGGCCACGTGGCCCTGCACGCGCTCCTCTTTCTGCGGGGAGACGCAGGGCTCGGTGGAGGGCGGGGCCCGGGGCAGGGGCCgcggcgggagggggcggggcgcggcgtgGCACCCACCTCGCCCAGCACGAACTCCACGTCGCAGAACTGGCGGCTCTCCCACAGCCGCCCGTAGTCCTCGTGCAGCGTACACTTGGGGTAACAGGAGAACTGCAGGCGGAGACCCCGCTGCTGGGTGGCGCGGCGCAGCCCACCGCCACCCGGGCCCACCCGGCGCCCACAAGCCCCTCGCCCGCCCCCCTGGCCTCGGTTTCCAGGGTCTCCACGCCAGGCCGCCCCACCTGGAACCTGTACATCTCTCCGCTTCGGATGTTGTTGTCCACTGTGCCCCCGAAGATGTACATGGCGTCCGAGATGACGGCGGCCGCGTGGAAGAGTCTTCCGCTGGGCAGCTGGGTGGGAAGGGGTTAGTCAGTGGAAGGCATGGGGAAGGCGTGGGGTGTCCGGTGGCGGGGCCGCCTGAGGCCCCGCGCCGGCCAGGCTGTAAGCAACGACGGCACCAGTGGCCTGGAAGAGCGGGGGGGATCACAGGACcagaccccccccccaccccgagaaAAACCACGTGTGCGGGGAGGTGGGGCCTGTGTGCGCAAGAGGGAGGCACAGACCTTGTGCCCCGCTCGCcggatgccacatgctgcacccCTGCAGGCAGGGGGCGTGTGCTCCAGGCCTCCCCTCACCTGCTAGGTGACCCCCGAGCCTCGCCCTCCTAACCACACCACCAGCTCCAGGGCGtgaggctgggggggggggggcgcgggggggggccgcgggggggggggcggcacgAGGGTGCCGGGCTTCACCtctgaggcaggcagggagggctgcctggaggTGGTGCTGCCGAAGTCCAGGCCGAACACATCCCGGGACTTCTTGCAGCCCGCCCGCTCCTCGGAGCCGGGGGCAGGCACCTCCTCGGAAGCGGACGCTCGCTCTGGCATCTCGGCCCCACCGACCTGGGGGCGATAGGGCGCACGCAGGGGCCCTCAGCAAGGGCTGGGAGGGCGGTGGGAGGCCGCTGCTAGCCCCGCCCAGGCTGTGGATGGGTGCTGTGGCCACAGCGTGGGTGTAGGAGGGGCCAGACGGGGTCTCCCTCGGCACTGCGGAGACGGGATCCAGGCCTCGTTCACGCGCACATCCCGGGAACGTGCCCGGCACGGCGCCCGCACAACACTGCAGCGCGTTACCCCGCGGGTGTTAAGTATAGGAGGGCAGAGGACAGGGGCCGGCCGTGTCCAAGGCTGAGGGCCCTGGGCATCCCAGCCTCGCTCCTGCTGGCTGTCTGGAGCTCCCGGCTCTGGCCCCGGCCACCCGTGGGCCAGCCGCGCTCACCTCGCTATCCGAGCTGGGCTGGATGACCTCCCAGGTCTGAAAGTCCACATCATAGCAGTGTAGCTCGTTGGGGAGGGTGTTGTCAGCCGCGCCCCCGAACACATAGAGGTGGCGGTCAAAGGCCACCATGGTGTGCCCGTAGCGCCGCTGCGGAGGTGGCGGGGAGCCCCGGAGCAGGTGCTCGGTGGGGATGCGTGTCCACCTGCGAGACGGGTTCACGTGGCCTGTGAGCATCCACGGGCCGGGGGCTCCCTGCAGCCTCCGCCTGGGCACGGAGCTCCCCACCCCAGTTCACCCTGGCACCAGCCCCGTCTGGCCCCTCAGGACCACTGTGGGGTCCGTCTCAGCCTCAGTCCCTGCCCACAGAACAGGCAGCAGTGGAGGGCCGGGGGGCGGCTGTCTTCACGCCAGGACCCGGAGGAGGGCCATCCAGACTGCATTAGGAGCCTGCGTCAAGGAGGCCAGCTGCATGCGGGCCCGCAGGGGCAGCCCCTGGGCACGGCTGCGAGGTGCTGACGGGGCCCCCGCCCACAGGGCACTCACGTCTGGTCCTTGAACTCGAACTGGAAGAGGTTGTTGGTTATCTTGGCCCCACTCTGGCCCGAGAAGACGAACATCCTGTCCCGGCACACGGCCGCGGGGAAGTTGCAGCAGGAGGGCGGGATCTCGCCGCTCTGGGCCACCTGTGTGGTGGGGAGGACGTTCAGCCCTGTGCTTGGCCCGGGCTGCTGAGCTGGGGCTACGCTCACCCGAGGAGAGGTCACAGTCCACGTCTGCGCAACAGCTTAAAGCCCCCACGTGAATGGACCAAGGGTGAACAGCTGGGGTGAAGCCCTCACGACAGGGGCGGCAGAGCAGCGGGTGGACAGACCGCCCAGGACCCCAGCAGCAGTCGCCCCCATCGTGTTCAAGGAAGGATGCATCGTCCCCAACTACGGCAGTCACAGGCTCGGCTGTGGTCACTCGGCCTGGAGCAAGGCTTCCTCCCTGCCCCGcgcccctcacctcctcccagcaCGTGAGCTCCCGGTCCTGGAGGCCGATGGTCCACATGTCGTTCAACCTGCATCAGGACAGAGGGGGCGGGACCCCGCAGCTGGGCTGGCGGTCAGGGTGGGCCTGGGCCTGGCTGGGGCAGAAGGCTCCAGGAGGGAATCTGACCAGGGGACTACAGAGTGGCCTCGGGGTGGGAGCTTCGGCTGGGGGCTGCCCCAAGCCCCCAGGGGCCACCACGAAGCCTGCGGCACTCGGGGCTTCCGGAACTGGCTGAGGTCCTGGGGACGCAGCGCTTGGTGTTTTTGTAATCAGAACACAGCAACGTCAACACTCCACAACAGGAAGAAGGAACCTGCGTCCCCCGCCCTGAGCTCCAAGGACACCAGCTGTGGTCCCGAACATCCTTGGCCAGCAGCCCTGACGTGGGGGGCCCACCATGCCTTCAGCCACCCCAGGGGTTTCAGGGGTCCCAGAGCGCCTGTGCCCGGTGGGGGTCCGGCGGGGGGCTTCCCTCGGGGGccttcccccagccccatccACACACCCACCCTCCTGAGAACCCCCAGCTCACGCCCCCTCCTCGGGGCAGGAGGGCTGCTCTGAGCCCCGGCGCGTTTCCGGGCCGCCACCTACCTGGCGTTGCCGTCGTAGCCCGCGAAGATCCACAGCTTGTCGCTGTACACCGTGGCGCCGTGGGCCGACCGGGCGACTGGCAGCCTGGGGcgaggggagggcagggctggagggCGCCCTGGGCGGAGCTGAGCTGCACGGCCCCACACAGCCTGGGGCCCGGCCCTGTGAGCCCACTGCCCTGGGGCGGCCGTGCCCACGCCCGCTGACCAGGCTGCTGGGAATGAGGGGCCTGGCAGAGGCTGAGCCCGCGAGGCCAGGGCACTGGACGGGGAGTCACATGGCCAAGGGCACAGAGCCCCCTCCAAGCCCCCGCCTGGTATCGAGGGGTGCCTGTGAAACAGGGTCGGAGACGCGCCACCCGCGGAACACCAGGTCCCCCTAGCCTCTGAGCGATCCAGGGGAGCTAAGGGCCCGGATGCGCAAACAGGGCCAGCGGGCAGGTGACACGGACTCCCGGCTCGGGCCACTGCGCGCCCTCTTTCAGGCTGCAGGCTTCTCACCTAGCTTTTAAAGTCGTCATTGGATTTATCACAACACTGCTTCCGTTTTGTGCTCCTGTCCTCTGGCCGAGGCGAGTGGGCTCGTGGCTCCCTGACCAGTgtttgaacccataccccctgccttggaaggcaggcCCCTTCATCTGTAACCCTATAGAGGCCAGTCCAGGCCCGCCGCCCCCCAAGACCCAGCATGGCAGCCCGTACAACCCCAAAGGTCTCAGCACCGTCTCACCGTCCTTCAATTTTCCACTCTGTCCACTGGCCAGTTGCAAACTTGTATTCAAAGAGGTCGTTTTTGTTCTTCAGGTTGGAGTTGGAGTAAATGTCCCCGGTGTAGCCCCCTGTAAAGGGAGCAGGAAGCCCTCACAGGCCGGGGTGTCAGTTCAGTCTGCAAGCCCAGGGCGCGGGGGCACGATCTGGCCTTGGGCAGCACGTCCCCCAGGACCCCTGCACCCATCAGCTCCTGCTCCAGGCCCTGGGGACAGCAGCTGGACCGCAGAGGCAAACGCTTGCCCCGCCCCCGAGATCAGGATGGTCGGGGGAGGGGCCCCCGAGAGGCCCTGACCCAGCACAGGCGCTGGAGGACTGGGCAGAGAGAGGCTGGCCCAGCACGGCCCGGGGCCTGGCCGGACGGGAGGCGCCGCTCACCGAAGACGAACATGCTGCTCCCGTAGACCACGGCCGAGTGGTGGTAGCGGGGGGCCGGGGGGGTCCCGGTGGTGAAGGCCCTGGGGGGGGAGGGGCAGCAGGTGTCAGCAGCGGGCAGCCCCATCACCCCAAACTGCCCTCTACTTTCTCATTAtagaagcctttaaaaaaaaagccaaataaggAGAAAGCTAGGCACTAAAACTTAAGGTTTAATCCCTTTGCCAGAAACCACCGTTCACACCTTGAGGGTACACCTGCCCACTTTTCCCACAATTACGACTCTGAGCAATTTTCTGTAATTTCTCTATGACCAACTCAATGAAGGTGAAATTGAGCAAACCCCGAGAGAGAgtgggcttccccactggctcagcggtaaagaatccgccggcaatgcGGAACCCCAGGAGCCAgtggcaggagacccaggttcaatcctggggccacgaagatgccctggaggaagaaatggcaacccactccagtattgttgcctggagacgcccatggacagaggagcctggtgggctacagtccatgcggcggtcacaaagagtcagacacgactgaagcgacatagcacaaACCCAcatcaggagatggtggaggacagggaggcctggcatgcggtCTGTGGGACTGCAAacggtcagacaggactgagcaaatgGACAATTTTCTGCAGTGGGATCACGCAGTAGGCATCCTGGCCACTCCGGAACCATCCACCCCTGTGGCCCCAGGCTGAGCCGAGCTCCGCAGCGCAGGTCTCCATGCGACTTACACGGAATTACACACCCATTGATACTGCTTTCCTGGGGCTGCTCCTTTTCAGACTTTTAACTGAAGCAATTTTTAACCAAGAATTCCAAGTCTTGAGAGTGATTTTCCAGTTCATCCGTAACTTTTGGACACACGTTATAATCGAGCGTGAGAGAAACAACACAAGGACTGAAGTGGCCCCAGCGCCACCCAGGGGTGCCACTGCAAGTCCCGGGCCCGGACATCCTCCTGTCAAAGGTGGGGGCAGTGAGATGCCCCCCGCGGAAGGCAGGGCCCAGAGCTGCTGCTGCCAGCTGCTGTTGCCAAGCCCAACACTTCCTAGCCCCAGGAtctttcccccaccccagctgggAGCTGCCCCCAGCAGGGCTGGACTGGAGCAGATAGGCACAAGCACCCAGAGCTCAGAGAGGGAAGGaatcttgcccaaggccacacagcaggggaaggggcCGGGACCTGCGGGCTGCCCGCTGCCCGT is from Muntiacus reevesi chromosome 13, mMunRee1.1, whole genome shotgun sequence and encodes:
- the LZTR1 gene encoding leucine-zipper-like transcriptional regulator 1 isoform X1, whose protein sequence is MAGPGGSGGPIGAGALAGGARSKVAPSVDFDHSCSDSVEYLTLNFGPFETVHRWRRLPPCDEFVGARRSKHTVVAYKDAIYVFGGDNGKTMLNDLLRFDVKDCSWCRAFTTGTPPAPRYHHSAVVYGSSMFVFGGYTGDIYSNSNLKNKNDLFEYKFATGQWTEWKIEGRLPVARSAHGATVYSDKLWIFAGYDGNARLNDMWTIGLQDRELTCWEEVAQSGEIPPSCCNFPAAVCRDRMFVFSGQSGAKITNNLFQFEFKDQTWTRIPTEHLLRGSPPPPQRRYGHTMVAFDRHLYVFGGAADNTLPNELHCYDVDFQTWEVIQPSSDSEVGGAEMPERASASEEVPAPGSEERAGCKKSRDVFGLDFGSTTSRQPSLPASELPSGRLFHAAAVISDAMYIFGGTVDNNIRSGEMYRFQFSCYPKCTLHEDYGRLWESRQFCDVEFVLGEKEERVQGHVAIVTARSRWLRRKIAQARKLEEEAAPAPREGPPAAVGAARPALLRVAIREAEARPFEVLMQFLYTDKIQYPRKGHVEDVLLIMDVYKLALGFQLCRLEQLCRQYIEASVDLQNVLVVCESAARLQLGQLKEHCLNFVVKESHFNQVIMMKEFERLSSPLIVEIVRRKQQPPPRAPSDQPVDIGTSLIQDMKAYLEGAGAEFCDITLLLDGHPRPAHKAILAARSSYFEAMFRSFMPEDGQVNISIGEMVPSRQAFESMLRYIYYGEVNMPPEDSLYLFSAPYYYGFYNNRLQAYCKQNLEMNVTVQNVLQILEAADKTQALDMKRHCLHIIVHQFTKVSKLPTLRSLSQQLLLDIIDSLASHISDKQCAELGADI
- the LZTR1 gene encoding leucine-zipper-like transcriptional regulator 1 isoform X2, which codes for MAGPGGSGGPIGAGALAGGARSKVAPSVDFDHSCSDSVEYLTLNFGPFETVHRWRRLPPCDEFVGARRSKHTVVAYKDAIYVFGGDNGKTMLNDLLRFDVKDCSWCRAFTTGTPPAPRYHHSAVVYGSSMFVFGGYTGDIYSNSNLKNKNDLFEYKFATGQWTEWKIEGRLPVARSAHGATVYSDKLWIFAGYDGNARLNDMWTIGLQDRELTCWEEVAQSGEIPPSCCNFPAAVCRDRMFVFSGQSGAKITNNLFQFEFKDQTWTRIPTEHLLRGSPPPPQRRYGHTMVAFDRHLYVFGGAADNTLPNELHCYDVDFQTWEVIQPSSDSEVGGAEMPERASASEEVPAPGSEERAGCKKSRDVFGLDFGSTTSRQPSLPASELPSGRLFHAAAVISDAMYIFGGTVDNNIRSGEMYRFQFSCYPKCTLHEDYGRLWESRQFCDVEFVLGEKLEEEAAPAPREGPPAAVGAARPALLRVAIREAEARPFEVLMQFLYTDKIQYPRKGHVEDVLLIMDVYKLALGFQLCRLEQLCRQYIEASVDLQNVLVVCESAARLQLGQLKEHCLNFVVKESHFNQVIMMKEFERLSSPLIVEIVRRKQQPPPRAPSDQPVDIGTSLIQDMKAYLEGAGAEFCDITLLLDGHPRPAHKAILAARSSYFEAMFRSFMPEDGQVNISIGEMVPSRQAFESMLRYIYYGEVNMPPEDSLYLFSAPYYYGFYNNRLQAYCKQNLEMNVTVQNVLQILEAADKTQALDMKRHCLHIIVHQFTKVSKLPTLRSLSQQLLLDIIDSLASHISDKQCAELGADI
- the THAP7 gene encoding THAP domain-containing protein 7, whose translation is MPRHCSAAGCCTRDTRETRNRGISFHRLPKKDNPRRGLWLANCQRLDPSGQGLWDPASEYIYFCSKHFEENCFELVGISGYHRLKEGAVPTIFESFSKLRRTKTKGHGYPPGPPDVSRLRRCRKRCPEGHGPTTPFSPPPPADCFPAEEASAPAALPASPAGRLEPGLSSSFSDLLGPLGAQADEAGCSAQPSPERQPSPLGPRPVSPSAYMLRLPPPAGAYIQSEHSYQVGSALLWKRRAEAALDALDKAQRQLQACKRREQRLRLRLTKLQQERAREKRAQAEARQTLKEHVQDFAMQLSSSMA